In Vibrio celticus, one genomic interval encodes:
- the rpoC gene encoding DNA-directed RNA polymerase subunit beta', translated as MKDLLNFLKAQHKTEEFDAIKIGLSSPDMIRSWSFGEVKKPETINYRTFKPERDGLFCARIFGPVKDYECLCGKYKRLKHRGVICEKCGVEVTQTKVRRDRMGHIELASPVAHIWFLKSLPSRIGLLMDIPLRDIERVLYFEMYVVTEPGMTDLEKSQMLTEEEYLDRLEEWGDEFTAKMGAEAIKDLLSTMDLHQEVEEMREELETTNSETKRKKVTKRLKLVEAFIASGNDPQWMILTVLPVLPPDLRPLVPLDGGRFATSDLNDLYRRVINRNNRLKRLLELAAPDIIVRNEKRMLQESVDALLDNGRRGRAITGSNKRPLKSLADMIKGKQGRFRQNLLGKRVDYSGRSVITVGPYLRLHQCGLPKKMALELFKPFIYSKLETRGMATTIKAAKKMVEREEAIVWDILDEVIREHPVLLNRAPTLHRLGIQAFEPVLIEGKAIQLHPLVCAAYNADFDGDQMAVHVPLTLEAQLEARTLMMSTNNILSPASGDPIIVPSQDVVLGLYYMTRDKINVKGEGMYLAGPAEAEKAYRTKTAELHARVKVRITETVVDEDGNSTTETKMVDTTVGRAMLWQIVPAGLPYSIVNQKLGKKQISTLLNECYRKLGLKDTVVFADQIMYAGFAYAALSGVSVGIDDMVVPQAKYDEIESAEEEVREIQEQFQSGLVTAGERYNKVIDIWASTNDRVAKAMMDNLSSETVINRDGEEEQQESFNSIYMMADSGARGSAAQIRQLAGMRGLMARPDGSIIETPITANFKEGLNVLQYFISTHGARKGLADTALKTANSGYLTRRLVDVAQDVVVHEHDCGTHEGIDMMPHIEGGDVKVALSELALGRVVAEDVLKPGTEDVLIPRNTLIDEKWCQIMEDNSVDSMKVRSVVTCDADFGCCAQCYGRDLARGHLVNQGEAVGVIAAQSIGEPGTQLTMRTFHIGGAASTAAAENSIQAKTTGTVKLHNAKFVVNKDKKLVITSRASEMTIIDEFGRTKEKHKLPYGSMLTKGDNAAVTAGEVVANWEAHTMPIITEVAGRIQFVDMIDGITVSRQTDDLTGLSSSEVTDAAARPAAGKDMRPAIKLVDEQGNDVMIPGTDMPAHYFLPGKAIVNIEDGAEVGIGDTLSRIPQKSSGNKDITGGLPRVADLFEARKPKEPAILAEHTGTVSFGKETKGKRRLVITREGGDAYEEMIPKHRQLNVFEGEKIERGDVIADGPETPHDILRLRGIHAVTQYIANEVQEVYRLQGVKINDKHIETIVRQMLRKCTITHSGDSPFLPGEQVEYHNVKIANRKLEAEGKELVRFERDLLGITKASLATESFISAASFQETTRVLTEAAVSGKRDDLRGLKENVIVGRLIPAGTGFAYHQERQKQREEEQEGPSAEQATDNLAALLNAGFSSEE; from the coding sequence GTGAAAGACTTATTAAACTTTCTAAAAGCACAGCATAAGACCGAAGAATTTGATGCAATCAAAATCGGTCTATCTTCACCAGACATGATCCGTTCATGGTCTTTTGGTGAAGTTAAAAAGCCGGAAACAATTAACTATCGTACGTTCAAACCTGAACGTGATGGTCTGTTCTGTGCACGTATTTTTGGTCCAGTTAAAGACTACGAATGTCTTTGTGGCAAATACAAGCGCCTGAAGCACCGTGGTGTTATCTGTGAGAAGTGTGGCGTTGAAGTTACACAAACTAAAGTTCGTCGTGACCGCATGGGCCACATCGAGCTAGCTTCACCAGTTGCTCACATCTGGTTCCTAAAATCACTGCCGTCTCGTATCGGTCTACTAATGGATATCCCTCTACGTGATATCGAACGTGTTCTTTACTTCGAGATGTACGTAGTAACTGAACCAGGTATGACTGATCTAGAAAAATCTCAGATGCTTACTGAAGAAGAGTATCTGGATCGTCTAGAAGAGTGGGGTGACGAATTCACTGCTAAGATGGGTGCGGAAGCGATCAAAGATCTGCTTTCAACAATGGACCTTCATCAAGAAGTGGAAGAGATGCGCGAAGAGTTAGAAACGACTAACTCAGAAACTAAGCGTAAAAAAGTTACTAAGCGCCTGAAGCTAGTTGAAGCGTTCATTGCATCGGGTAACGATCCGCAATGGATGATTCTGACTGTACTTCCGGTTCTACCGCCAGATCTACGTCCTCTAGTACCACTAGATGGCGGTCGTTTTGCGACTTCAGATCTGAACGACCTTTACCGTCGTGTGATCAACCGTAACAACCGTTTGAAGCGCCTTCTAGAGCTAGCTGCTCCGGACATCATCGTACGTAACGAAAAGCGTATGCTGCAAGAGTCTGTTGATGCACTTCTAGATAACGGTCGTCGTGGTCGTGCTATCACTGGTTCTAACAAGCGTCCTCTGAAATCTCTTGCTGATATGATCAAGGGTAAACAAGGCCGTTTCCGTCAGAACCTTCTAGGTAAACGTGTAGACTACTCTGGCCGTTCTGTAATCACAGTAGGTCCATACCTTCGTCTGCATCAGTGTGGTCTTCCTAAGAAGATGGCACTTGAGCTATTTAAGCCGTTCATCTACAGCAAGCTAGAAACTCGTGGCATGGCTACGACAATCAAAGCTGCTAAGAAGATGGTAGAGCGCGAAGAAGCTATCGTTTGGGATATCCTAGACGAAGTAATCCGCGAACACCCAGTACTGCTTAACCGTGCACCTACACTTCACCGTCTAGGTATCCAAGCGTTTGAACCAGTACTAATCGAAGGTAAAGCGATTCAGCTTCACCCACTAGTGTGTGCGGCATACAACGCCGACTTCGATGGTGACCAAATGGCGGTACACGTGCCTCTAACTCTAGAAGCACAGCTTGAAGCACGTACACTGATGATGTCGACGAATAACATTCTATCGCCAGCGTCAGGTGATCCGATCATCGTACCTTCTCAGGACGTTGTATTGGGCCTTTACTACATGACACGTGACAAGATCAACGTGAAAGGCGAAGGTATGTACCTTGCTGGCCCTGCTGAGGCTGAAAAGGCATACCGTACTAAGACTGCTGAGCTACACGCTCGCGTTAAAGTACGTATCACCGAGACTGTAGTAGACGAAGATGGTAACAGCACTACTGAAACGAAGATGGTTGATACAACTGTCGGCCGTGCAATGCTATGGCAAATCGTTCCAGCTGGCCTACCGTACAGCATCGTTAACCAAAAGTTAGGTAAGAAGCAGATCTCTACTCTTCTTAACGAGTGTTACCGTAAGCTTGGTCTAAAAGATACAGTAGTATTTGCTGACCAAATCATGTACGCAGGTTTTGCATACGCTGCACTTTCTGGTGTTTCTGTAGGTATCGACGATATGGTTGTACCTCAAGCGAAATACGATGAAATTGAATCTGCTGAAGAAGAAGTTCGCGAAATCCAAGAGCAATTCCAATCTGGTCTTGTTACTGCGGGTGAGCGTTACAACAAAGTTATCGATATCTGGGCATCTACGAATGACCGCGTTGCGAAAGCAATGATGGATAACCTATCTTCTGAAACAGTTATCAACCGTGACGGCGAAGAAGAACAGCAAGAATCGTTCAACAGCATCTACATGATGGCCGACTCGGGCGCACGTGGTTCTGCAGCTCAGATTCGTCAGCTAGCAGGTATGCGTGGTCTGATGGCGCGTCCAGATGGTTCAATCATCGAAACGCCGATCACAGCGAACTTTAAAGAAGGTCTAAACGTCCTTCAGTACTTTATCTCAACGCACGGTGCTCGTAAGGGTCTTGCGGATACAGCACTGAAAACAGCAAACTCGGGTTACCTAACTCGTCGTCTAGTAGACGTTGCTCAAGACGTTGTAGTACACGAACATGACTGTGGCACGCATGAAGGTATCGACATGATGCCTCACATCGAAGGTGGTGACGTTAAAGTTGCACTTTCTGAGCTTGCTCTTGGTCGTGTAGTAGCTGAAGACGTTCTTAAGCCTGGTACTGAAGATGTACTGATTCCACGTAATACTCTGATTGATGAGAAGTGGTGTCAAATCATGGAAGATAACTCAGTAGATAGCATGAAAGTGCGCTCTGTAGTTACTTGTGATGCAGACTTCGGTTGTTGTGCACAGTGTTACGGTCGTGACCTAGCACGTGGTCACCTAGTGAACCAAGGTGAAGCAGTTGGTGTTATCGCTGCACAATCTATCGGTGAACCGGGTACACAGCTAACGATGCGTACGTTCCACATCGGTGGTGCGGCATCTACTGCAGCAGCAGAGAACAGCATCCAAGCTAAGACAACTGGTACTGTGAAACTTCACAATGCTAAGTTCGTAGTTAACAAAGATAAGAAACTGGTTATCACTTCTCGTGCATCTGAGATGACGATTATTGATGAATTCGGCCGTACTAAAGAGAAGCACAAACTTCCTTACGGTTCGATGCTAACCAAAGGCGACAACGCAGCAGTTACTGCTGGTGAAGTTGTAGCTAACTGGGAAGCGCATACCATGCCAATCATCACTGAAGTGGCAGGTCGTATCCAATTCGTAGATATGATCGATGGTATTACAGTTTCTCGTCAAACTGACGATCTAACGGGTCTTTCTTCAAGTGAAGTTACAGACGCAGCAGCTCGCCCAGCAGCAGGTAAAGATATGCGTCCAGCTATCAAACTTGTTGATGAGCAAGGTAACGACGTAATGATTCCTGGTACTGATATGCCAGCTCACTACTTCCTACCTGGCAAAGCGATTGTAAACATCGAAGATGGCGCTGAAGTTGGCATCGGTGACACACTATCTCGTATCCCTCAAAAATCGAGCGGAAACAAAGATATCACCGGTGGTCTACCACGCGTAGCTGACCTATTCGAAGCTCGTAAGCCTAAAGAGCCTGCGATCCTTGCTGAGCACACAGGTACTGTGTCTTTCGGTAAAGAAACGAAAGGTAAGCGTCGTCTAGTAATCACTCGTGAAGGCGGTGACGCTTACGAAGAGATGATTCCTAAGCATCGTCAATTGAACGTGTTCGAAGGTGAGAAGATTGAACGTGGTGATGTAATCGCCGACGGTCCTGAAACTCCACACGATATCCTGCGTCTACGTGGTATCCACGCAGTAACTCAGTACATCGCGAACGAAGTTCAAGAAGTTTACCGCTTACAAGGCGTAAAGATTAACGATAAGCACATCGAGACTATCGTTCGTCAAATGCTACGTAAGTGTACAATCACTCATTCTGGTGACTCTCCGTTCCTACCTGGCGAACAAGTTGAGTACCACAATGTTAAGATTGCTAACCGTAAGCTAGAAGCTGAAGGTAAAGAACTAGTACGTTTCGAACGTGACCTACTAGGTATTACTAAAGCATCTCTTGCAACTGAGTCATTCATCTCAGCTGCATCGTTCCAAGAAACGACTCGCGTACTAACAGAAGCTGCGGTTTCTGGTAAGCGTGATGACCTTCGCGGTCTGAAAGAGAACGTAATTGTTGGTCGTCTGATCCCAGCTGGTACTGGTTTCGCATACCACCAAGAGCGTCAAAAGCAACGTGAAGAAGAGCAAGAAGGTCCTTCAGCTGAACAAGCTACTGACAATCTAGCAGCACTTCTAAACGCTGGTTTCTCTTCAGAAGAGTAA
- a CDS encoding Rsd/AlgQ family anti-sigma factor codes for MVMLNKFKQIQEQWGGSNEVIDHWLETRQSLIVEYCKLGALQPASNGQSNVVELPSPKEISSFCDHVVDYISEGHFKIYDMVMKKWQATGFKTNDEIDTTYAKIVLTTEPLLEFNDKYVKVNADDELPNFEGDMSKVGELLEVRFEVEDNLIQLIADSLAIPPGA; via the coding sequence ATGGTCATGCTAAATAAATTCAAACAAATACAAGAACAATGGGGTGGCTCTAATGAGGTCATCGATCATTGGCTCGAAACTCGACAGTCTCTAATCGTTGAGTATTGTAAGCTAGGTGCCTTGCAGCCAGCTAGCAACGGGCAATCAAACGTTGTTGAACTCCCTTCTCCTAAAGAAATAAGCTCATTCTGCGATCATGTTGTCGATTATATCTCAGAGGGTCATTTTAAGATCTACGATATGGTCATGAAAAAATGGCAAGCAACAGGCTTTAAAACCAATGACGAGATTGATACAACTTACGCGAAGATCGTACTTACAACCGAGCCACTTCTAGAGTTCAATGATAAGTACGTTAAAGTAAATGCAGACGATGAGTTGCCTAACTTCGAAGGAGATATGTCAAAAGTAGGTGAACTACTCGAAGTACGTTTTGAAGTAGAAGATAATCTTATCCAGCTTATTGCAGACAGTTTAGCGATTCCACCAGGCGCTTAG
- the nudC gene encoding NAD(+) diphosphatase, with protein MLKKSDNKMTEQAYWCVVSGSDIWVNNDQFPFGSAEELGLSVEHAICIGQHQGRKVYWLNDCDVENELSMVSLRELLHWPEVSFLTASKAIQYGHMTQSMRFCPQCGGRNHLNHNQVAMQCGDCRTLHYPRIFPCIIVAVRNDNKILLAQHPRHKTGMYTVIAGFLEVGETLEQCVAREVKEETGIDVDNIRYFGSQPWAFPSSMMMGFLADCAGGTLKPDYSELSDAQWFDVTSLPDVAPVGTIARQLIEKTVDDVMKDGVTEQMLEH; from the coding sequence ATGTTAAAAAAAAGTGATAACAAAATGACAGAGCAAGCTTATTGGTGCGTCGTTTCTGGTAGTGATATTTGGGTTAATAATGATCAGTTTCCGTTTGGCTCTGCTGAAGAGCTTGGGCTGAGTGTGGAGCATGCAATCTGTATTGGTCAGCATCAAGGTCGCAAGGTGTATTGGCTCAACGATTGTGATGTGGAGAATGAGCTGAGCATGGTCAGCCTAAGAGAGTTACTGCACTGGCCTGAAGTGAGTTTCTTGACTGCAAGCAAAGCCATCCAATATGGGCATATGACTCAAAGTATGCGTTTTTGCCCTCAGTGTGGTGGTCGAAATCATCTCAACCATAACCAGGTGGCGATGCAGTGTGGAGATTGCCGCACACTTCATTATCCTCGTATCTTCCCGTGCATCATTGTCGCTGTGCGAAACGACAACAAGATATTGCTTGCGCAGCACCCAAGACATAAAACAGGCATGTATACCGTGATAGCGGGCTTCCTAGAGGTTGGAGAGACCTTAGAGCAGTGTGTGGCAAGAGAAGTCAAAGAAGAAACGGGTATCGATGTCGATAATATTCGTTACTTTGGCAGCCAGCCATGGGCGTTTCCATCGAGTATGATGATGGGCTTTCTCGCCGATTGTGCTGGTGGTACGCTTAAGCCTGACTACAGCGAGCTATCGGATGCTCAATGGTTTGACGTAACAAGCCTGCCTGATGTTGCTCCTGTTGGAACCATTGCGAGACAGTTGATTGAGAAAACCGTTGATGACGTGATGAAAGATGGTGTGACGGAGCAGATGCTAGAGCACTAA
- the hemE gene encoding uroporphyrinogen decarboxylase: MTELKNDRYLRALLKQPVDYTPVWMMRQAGRYLPEYKATRAEAGDFMSLCKNAELASEVTLQPLRRFPLDAAILFSDILTIPDAMGLGLYFETGEGPKFERPITCKADVEKIGLPDPEGELQYVMNAVRQIRKDLKGEVPLIGFSGSPWTLATYMVEGGSSKAFTKIKKMMYAEPQTLHLLLDKLADSVIEYLNAQIKAGAQSVMVFDTWGGVLTPRDYNLFSLQYMHKIVDGLIRENEGRRVPVTLFTKNGGMWLESIAATGCDAVGLDWTINIADAKARIGDKVALQGNMDPSMLYAQPERIREEVGSILEGFGDGGTGHVFNLGHGIHLDVPPENAGVFVDAVHELSKPYHK, encoded by the coding sequence ATGACCGAATTAAAAAACGATCGCTATTTACGCGCACTTTTAAAACAGCCTGTTGATTACACACCGGTATGGATGATGCGCCAAGCTGGCCGCTATCTTCCTGAATACAAAGCAACGCGCGCTGAAGCGGGCGATTTCATGTCTTTGTGCAAAAACGCGGAACTGGCATCAGAAGTAACACTTCAACCTTTACGTCGTTTCCCGCTTGATGCGGCAATCTTGTTCTCAGACATCCTAACTATCCCTGATGCAATGGGCTTAGGTTTGTACTTTGAAACAGGTGAAGGTCCTAAGTTTGAGCGTCCTATCACGTGTAAAGCTGACGTAGAGAAGATTGGCCTACCTGATCCAGAAGGTGAGCTTCAATACGTAATGAATGCCGTTCGTCAGATCCGTAAAGACCTGAAAGGCGAAGTGCCACTGATTGGTTTTTCTGGTAGCCCATGGACTCTAGCTACATACATGGTTGAAGGTGGAAGCTCTAAAGCATTCACTAAGATCAAGAAGATGATGTACGCAGAACCACAAACGCTGCACCTGCTTCTAGACAAGCTGGCTGACAGTGTTATCGAATACTTGAACGCGCAAATTAAAGCGGGTGCTCAATCGGTAATGGTATTTGATACATGGGGTGGTGTACTGACTCCTCGTGACTACAACCTATTCTCACTGCAATACATGCACAAAATCGTTGATGGCCTAATCCGTGAAAACGAAGGTCGTAGAGTTCCGGTTACTCTGTTCACTAAGAACGGCGGCATGTGGCTTGAGTCTATCGCAGCAACAGGTTGTGATGCGGTTGGTCTAGACTGGACAATCAACATCGCAGATGCAAAAGCTCGCATCGGCGACAAAGTTGCTCTGCAAGGTAACATGGATCCTTCAATGCTTTACGCTCAGCCTGAACGTATTCGCGAAGAAGTGGGCAGCATCCTAGAAGGCTTCGGCGACGGTGGTACAGGTCATGTATTTAACCTAGGCCACGGTATCCACTTAGATGTACCGCCAGAGAACGCTGGTGTATTCGTTGACGCTGTTCACGAATTGTCTAAGCCTTACCACAAGTAA
- a CDS encoding uracil-DNA glycosylase family protein, with translation MSSSLLKEIRQCRACEPHLSHGANPVIQAHPNARLLIIGQAPGIKVHESSIPWNDASGERLRGWLGIDSDTFYDEQKVAIVPMGFCYPGKGKSGDLPPRKECAELWHNKVLQSLPNIQMTLLIGQYAQNHYLTNKTTSTLTETVRDWQRWAPEFLPLPHPSPRNNIWLKKNPWFENEVIPYIRKHISEHLAYHGPNA, from the coding sequence ATGTCCTCTTCGTTACTTAAAGAGATTCGACAATGCCGAGCTTGTGAGCCTCACCTATCACACGGTGCTAACCCGGTGATTCAAGCACACCCAAACGCGCGCTTGCTGATCATAGGCCAAGCGCCGGGTATCAAGGTGCATGAGTCGTCCATCCCTTGGAATGACGCGAGTGGCGAACGATTAAGAGGATGGTTAGGGATAGATAGCGATACTTTTTACGACGAGCAAAAAGTCGCGATTGTGCCTATGGGTTTTTGTTATCCGGGGAAAGGGAAAAGTGGTGATCTTCCACCACGCAAAGAGTGCGCGGAGCTTTGGCATAACAAAGTGCTGCAATCTCTACCCAATATTCAAATGACACTGCTGATTGGCCAGTACGCACAAAACCATTACCTAACAAACAAGACCACCAGCACACTGACCGAAACCGTGCGTGATTGGCAAAGGTGGGCGCCTGAGTTTTTGCCATTACCCCACCCTTCGCCACGCAATAATATCTGGCTCAAGAAGAACCCTTGGTTTGAAAATGAAGTCATTCCTTATATCAGGAAACACATCTCAGAGCATTTGGCCTACCATGGTCCAAATGCCTAA
- a CDS encoding D-2-hydroxyacid dehydrogenase: MNNFTNKLYILTEHDDTYTQLILNQDLPDLEITQNPKSAQIVLASPPLITERLGEFKELDWVQSTYAGINKLTQPDLRQDYTLTNVKGIFGPAIAEYVLGYTISHCRHFPHYHQHQQQRNWQPQLYTSLTDKTMVILGTGSIGGHLAKTAAAFGIHTIGVNRTGIPSKQETFKETFHINEIEAALKQADIVVNTLPSTAETYQLLNQTTLGYCSNVLLFNVGRGESIDNKALLLAIKNRWVEHAFLDVFESEPLSQEHPFWKLPQVTITPHIAALSEPRQVVEIFAENYKQWRDGFTLNHVIDFDKGY; this comes from the coding sequence ATGAACAATTTTACGAATAAGCTCTATATTCTTACTGAGCATGACGATACCTATACGCAACTGATTCTAAACCAGGATTTACCCGACCTAGAAATCACTCAAAACCCCAAATCAGCACAGATTGTCTTGGCGTCACCACCTCTAATCACAGAGCGCCTCGGCGAGTTTAAAGAGCTAGACTGGGTACAGAGTACCTATGCCGGAATCAATAAACTCACTCAGCCAGATCTGCGTCAGGACTATACGCTAACCAACGTCAAAGGCATCTTTGGCCCGGCTATCGCAGAATACGTATTGGGTTACACAATCAGTCACTGTAGACACTTCCCTCATTACCACCAGCATCAACAACAACGAAACTGGCAGCCACAGCTTTATACTAGCCTAACTGACAAAACTATGGTGATTTTAGGAACAGGTTCAATCGGCGGTCATTTGGCAAAAACCGCGGCGGCTTTTGGTATTCATACCATAGGTGTCAACCGTACCGGTATCCCATCCAAACAAGAAACCTTTAAAGAGACCTTCCACATCAATGAGATAGAGGCTGCCCTTAAGCAGGCCGATATTGTGGTCAACACCTTGCCATCAACCGCTGAAACCTATCAGCTGTTGAACCAAACCACGTTAGGTTACTGCTCTAATGTGTTGCTGTTTAATGTCGGTCGAGGGGAAAGCATCGACAATAAAGCCTTGTTGCTCGCCATAAAAAACAGATGGGTAGAACACGCATTTTTAGATGTGTTTGAAAGTGAACCCCTCTCTCAGGAACACCCTTTCTGGAAACTACCGCAAGTCACCATCACTCCACACATCGCTGCACTCAGTGAGCCAAGACAAGTAGTCGAGATCTTCGCAGAGAATTACAAACAATGGCGAGATGGCTTTACACTTAATCATGTCATCGATTTTGATAAAGGTTACTGA
- a CDS encoding YjaG family protein, whose amino-acid sequence MLQNPLQVRLEKLEPWQQITFMACLCERMYPNYAMFCENTEFAEARIYRDVLDSIWEILTVKTAKVNFERQLEKVEELFPSGDDFDFYGVYPAMDACQGLATLIHGLLDREHMLEAVIKVSQQSVKTVAELEFAQGAEEVTNENQKENEAVCEEWDVQWAIFRPLRETTERDLELIKDLRHELREDPVSNIGVAL is encoded by the coding sequence ATGCTTCAGAATCCACTGCAGGTTCGTCTTGAAAAGTTAGAACCTTGGCAACAAATTACCTTTATGGCGTGTCTATGTGAGCGTATGTACCCTAACTATGCCATGTTTTGTGAGAATACAGAATTTGCGGAAGCTCGAATCTATCGTGATGTTTTGGATAGCATTTGGGAAATCCTGACGGTTAAAACAGCAAAGGTGAACTTTGAGCGTCAACTTGAGAAGGTTGAAGAGCTATTCCCTAGCGGTGATGATTTTGATTTTTATGGTGTTTACCCAGCAATGGACGCATGCCAAGGCCTAGCAACGCTAATTCATGGTCTGCTTGACCGTGAACATATGTTGGAAGCGGTAATTAAAGTGAGTCAACAATCGGTGAAGACGGTTGCTGAGCTTGAGTTTGCTCAAGGCGCTGAAGAAGTGACGAACGAAAACCAGAAAGAAAACGAAGCGGTGTGTGAAGAGTGGGACGTTCAGTGGGCCATTTTCCGACCTCTACGTGAAACGACTGAGCGTGACTTAGAGCTGATCAAAGACCTACGCCACGAACTGCGTGAAGACCCAGTCAGTAACATTGGTGTTGCGTTATAA
- a CDS encoding CNNM domain-containing protein yields MLLLSIYVSIAIGVSFICSVLEAVLLSISPSYIAQLKQNGHPAAESLDKLKTDIDRPLASILTLNTIAHTIGAATAGAQAAVVFGSQWLGVFSAVLTLGILVLSEIVPKTIGATYWRQLAPASASVLRWMVFFLTPFVWFSEQITKRLARGHQAPKMRDELSAMAILAKESGEFAEGESKILSNLLGIQDVPVTQVMTPRPVVFRVDAEMSVNTFLEQHKDTPFSRPLVYSEQSDNIIGFVHRLELFRLQQAGCGEKALGEVMRPIHVLLNNMGLAKAFDQMMANRLQLSLVVDEYGTIQGIITLEDIFEHLVGEEIVDEADKTTDMQELAFQRWEKWKETHGVIENRDDEDELEEETPADNDSSDAKSTDDDDASKDKAQNEDKKDA; encoded by the coding sequence ATGCTGCTGCTATCTATTTACGTCTCCATTGCTATTGGAGTTTCTTTCATTTGTTCTGTTTTAGAAGCTGTACTTTTGAGTATTAGTCCGAGCTACATTGCTCAACTAAAACAAAATGGGCACCCTGCAGCAGAGTCTTTAGACAAACTGAAAACAGATATTGACCGCCCGCTTGCGTCAATTTTAACGCTCAACACCATCGCGCATACTATCGGTGCTGCGACAGCAGGTGCACAAGCGGCTGTCGTTTTTGGTAGCCAATGGTTAGGTGTCTTCTCTGCCGTGCTAACGCTAGGTATCTTGGTATTATCTGAGATTGTTCCAAAAACCATTGGTGCAACCTACTGGCGTCAACTTGCTCCTGCTTCGGCAAGCGTGCTGCGCTGGATGGTGTTCTTCCTAACACCGTTTGTATGGTTCTCAGAACAGATCACCAAACGTCTTGCTCGTGGCCACCAAGCACCAAAAATGCGTGATGAGTTATCTGCAATGGCGATTTTGGCAAAAGAGAGCGGTGAATTTGCAGAAGGCGAGTCAAAAATCCTGAGCAACCTACTGGGTATTCAAGATGTACCCGTGACTCAGGTAATGACGCCGCGCCCAGTGGTATTCCGTGTTGATGCGGAAATGAGTGTGAATACGTTCCTAGAACAACATAAAGACACGCCATTCTCACGTCCGCTGGTTTACAGCGAGCAGAGTGACAACATCATCGGTTTTGTTCACCGCTTAGAGCTGTTTAGATTGCAGCAAGCCGGTTGTGGTGAGAAAGCTTTGGGTGAAGTAATGCGCCCTATCCACGTGTTGCTGAACAACATGGGCTTGGCTAAGGCCTTTGACCAGATGATGGCAAACCGCCTGCAACTGTCTTTAGTTGTGGACGAATACGGCACTATTCAGGGCATCATCACCCTAGAAGACATCTTTGAGCACCTAGTGGGCGAAGAGATTGTCGATGAAGCGGATAAGACGACTGACATGCAAGAACTGGCGTTCCAACGCTGGGAAAAGTGGAAAGAGACACACGGCGTTATTGAAAACCGCGATGACGAGGACGAGCTAGAGGAAGAAACTCCAGCAGACAACGACTCTTCAGACGCAAAATCAACGGATGACGACGACGCATCAAAAGACAAAGCGCAGAACGAAGACAAAAAAGACGCTTAA
- the hupA gene encoding nucleoid-associated protein HU-alpha, giving the protein MNKTQLIDFIAEKADLSKAQAKAALEATLGGVTDALKDGDQVQLIGFGTFKVNHRAARTGRNPKTGDEIQIAAANVPAFVAGKALKDSVK; this is encoded by the coding sequence ATGAACAAGACTCAATTAATCGACTTTATTGCTGAAAAAGCGGACCTTTCTAAAGCACAAGCTAAAGCTGCTCTAGAAGCGACTCTTGGCGGTGTTACAGATGCTCTTAAAGATGGCGATCAAGTTCAGCTAATTGGTTTTGGTACTTTTAAAGTAAACCACCGTGCAGCTCGCACTGGTCGTAACCCAAAAACTGGTGATGAGATCCAAATCGCTGCTGCAAATGTTCCAGCATTTGTTGCAGGTAAAGCGCTGAAAGATTCAGTGAAATAA